CGAAAACGCGAGTTCTGCAATATTGGTCGGGTGTCGCGCGAGCATTTGAACAGCCCTCTGCACCCGCAACTCGTTTATGAATTGAAGAGGAGTTCGTCCGGTTGATGCGCGGAAGGCGCGATGAAAGTGACCGTCCGATAGGTCAATCAACCTCGCTAATGTCGCGACGCGGATTTCTCCAGGCAACTGAGCCTCAATGTAGTCGGCGATGCGGCGGAGCATCCATGGTGGCAGCTTCAGGGGGCGCTGCGCAGCCGGCCGGTTTCCCGGTCCGTAGCGGATCTTCAGATGCTGGGCGAGCGCCATCAACATCCCATCGAGGTATGCGGGATCAAGATGACCATCCTGGTTTTGGTGCCAAGCGAGTTCGCTCAGCAAAGCGGCCAAAAACCGGTCATCCCTAGTGCTGAACGCGCGAATTTTGGCGCCGTCAGTCAAGTCTCGGAACCGGCCGGGCGAGATCGCGATACCTGCCCAGCGCCATGACACGGCTTCAAGCCTGAGGCGACGCTGGGAATTTGCCGGCAAGATGGAGACGGAGCCGGGCGCATCGATGCCATCGTAGCGGTATCCGCAATCGGTCACGTAGCGGTGGCGAGCGGCACCGCCTTCCAAGGTGCCCATAACAAGGTGGCTGGTCGAAAGGATCGAGCCCTCTACAAGATCAGTATAGCCCCGACGCGCCACATCGAATTGTCCATCCGAAAAGGCAAAGGTGCTGTGTTCGCTGGCGCGAGAACTGAGATTCTGAAGGTAGTTGGCATGTCCGGCGACACTCATTGCGCTCTCCCTCTATGACTTCCCCTGATAACGCATCATTGCGGCCTTGTTTCCCTCACAACGTCTCGCGCACGATTTCGAGGAAAGCCTTCAGCACCGACGAGGGCTGTTCACGCCGGTAGATGATCGACGTGTCGATAGACAAGCTTCGGCCCTGAATAGGGCGATAGACGACGCCGCTCCGGCGCAGGTTTTGCAGGCAGGCGGGTAGCAGCGAGACGCCCAGCCCGACCGATACAAGTCCGATGATCGTCTGCTTGGGCGTTGCTTCGCGCACGATCCTCGGGCTGAAGCCGGATGAACGGCACAGCCCGATGATCTCGTCATAGAGGGACGGATTGATGCTGCGTGGGAATTGAATCAGCGCTTCGGAGGCCAGGTCGGCTAGCGGGACCTCTGCTTCGGAGGCCAGCCGATGCGTTTCCGGCAGGGCCACGATCAGCGGTTCGACCAGTATGCTTTCGACCTTCAATGCCTTGTGAACGACGGGAGGATGAATAAAACCTATATCGAGCTGGCGTTCGACCACGGCCCTGACCTGATTGGGAATGCGCAGATCGGTCAGGCTCAACTCGACCTCAGGATAGCGCTCGGTGAAGCGCCGAACGACAGAAGGCACCACGCTGTAGATAGCCGCGTCGATGAACCCGACGGCCAGATGGCCGGTTTCGCCGCGATCGGCTTTGCGTGCAAGCTCCACCGCTTGCTCTGTCTGATGAAGCACGGCCCTCGCTTCATCAAGGAACACGCGCCCCGCCGGAGTCAGCTCGACCTTACGTTTGGTGCGCTCCAGCAGGCGCACACCCATGAACTGTTCCAGTTGCTGGATCTGCTTTGTCAGAGGCGGCTGCGAGATATGCAGGCGCGCCGCAGCACGCCCGAAATGCAGCTCTTCCGCAACAGCCACGAAGGACTGCATCAGCTTGTAGTCCATCCTTTAATTCCCAAATCGAATTACTGATTGCTCAAACGATATTGGACGAAAAATATCGAGCATGCAAAATCAGCAAAGTTGCAAGACCGGGAGACATGCTTTTGAGAGATTCCGAGATTTCACGCCGCCAGATGCTGAAGGCGCCCCTAGTTGCAACGATTGCCGCGGCGTCTCAGTCAAGTCTTGCCTGCGAGGCGCTTGACCAGCCCATTCCTGCTGCCTCGCCAGCGCCCGTTGGCGCATTTGCCCACAATGTCGAAGCGGTGGGCTATACCGATTTGGAACATCGTCCAGCCTTCAAGATGGCGATCAGGCATGTTGGCGGACGCTGGTATCTTTACACCGGTCACTTCTGGCACTCGGGCTGGAGCATCGTCGATGTGACCGATCCGGCTAAGCCCGAGGTCGTCAAGTTCATGCCTTATCCCAATACGAATACTTGGACTCTGCAGATGGACTTGTCCGGCGACACAATGGTGACCGCTCTTGAGAGACCCTTTGCAAATTTCGGGGGTGACCCCGCCGCGCCTTTCGATGAAGGCGTTCTGATCTGGGATATCGCTGATCCCATCAATCCGAAACAACTCGGTCACTACCAGACCGGCGGTAGTGGCACGCATCGCAATCTCTATCCCGGCGGGCGTTATGTCCACCTTGCTGCTGGCATGCCTGGGTACAAGGGCAACATCTACGTCATCCTCGATATTTCGGATCGCGCGAATCCCCGCGAAGCCGGACGCTGGTGGGTTCCAGGCCAGCACGAGGCGGGAGGCGAGGCAATCGGATCGACGGACTCCGTCGCTGAATCCGGTGAGGCGACTGACCACTATCGGTTGCAGCTTCGAGCGCAATGCATGTGCGGCGCTTTCTGTGCGAGTGCGGGCGAAGACGTGTCGCTGCACGGCCCTCCCTATGTCGTGGGAGATCATGCCTATTTGCCTTATGGCGCGGCGGGCATTGTCGTGCTTGACATCAGAAACGTCTCGCAGCCGAGGCGGATCGGCGGTCTGAGCTTCAGCCCGCCCTTCCACTCGCGCTTCGGCGTGCACGGCGTGCTGCCGATCCAAGAACGTGGTATCGCTTTCGCCAACTCGGAGAACGTCACCTACGGACGCGGCCCGATGCACCACGCGTCGATCATCGATATCTCCGATCCGAATGAACCATTCCTGCTGTCGCTTCTGCCCGAGCCCATACCGCCCGAAGGAGCTTCCTATACCGACTTCACGACTCGTGGCGGCTGGCGCGGGCCGCACAACATCAATCATCACCAGCATCACCCCGACGTGCAGAAACAGGGCGATCTCTTTTACATCGCACATTTCAATGCGGGGCTGAGGGTCTACGACGTCTCAAATACTCGGCTTCCTCGCGAGGTCGGCTACTTCATTCCGCCGGAGCCAAACCGACGCTACGGCCCCATGCCGGAAGATAAGCTGGTTGTTCAGACCGAGGACGTGGTCGTGGATCGGCGCGGCTTCATTTATATAAGTGACAAGAACCAGGGGCTCTGGATACTCCGCTATACCGGCCCGCAGCCGGGAACGGATCGAACGTGATTGTTACATTCACCCTGGAAAGACTGTTCGGGTACCGCCTTCGCAAACCTGAGACGCGGCCCTGGCGGCCCTCCAAAACGCGCAGACACAGCTGGTGGCCGACTGTGAATAGGCATTGTGCAATAACCCCGTCACCTCAGCAAAAACAATTATCTAACCTGCCGATCGGCACCGAGACCCCGATGCCGATTCACAAACTGGAAGCCACCGTGACAATCCTAAGGCGCCATTAGGAGGGATTCAAAGTCGCGCTTACGCCAGCGACTAAGCGCCGGAGCCAAGCTTGACCGGGGTCACTATCATTTCGCCGATGCCAAAGCATGGTTTCCGTGTAACCGCTATATTCGAGAGGCACAGGAAAGGACCTTACATCCGGCCAGTCCGCCAAATCGAGCACACCGGATGACAGGGTGCAAATCATGTCCGTACGAGAAATGATGGCTGGCACCGCCAGAGCGTAGGGCAAGCTCATCGCGACCGTCCGCTTGAGGCCACGGTCGTCCAGCATCCGATCGATGTAACCTTTCAAGTCACCCACGTGGGTGACCAGCAAGTGCGGATATTTCAAGAACAACTCCAGGGTCAGTTCATCACGGACTTCGGGATGGTTCACTGAAACAATCGAAAGCCACTTCACATGAAAAAGAGGAGCGCGTTTGATGCTCGTCGGCGCGTCGGGCAAGATTGTAATGGCAAGATCAACAGATCCCTTCTCAAGGCTATCAACGACGTCCTGCCGATGAAGATTTCGAATGATGATCGCAATCCTCGGCGCGATTGATCGCAGAGACGCCATCAAACTCGGCATCAAAGTCGCTGCAAGGTGATCTGTCGTCGCAATCCTGAAAACCCGACCAGACCGTGTTGGCGAGAATTGCCCGAAGCCGCCCAACGCTTCTTCAATCTGGCGCAGCGCCGAGCGGATGGGATCGGCAAGGTCCAGCGCCTTTTCTGTTGGGCGCACTCCATCTGCATGTCGGATAAAAAGATCATCAGCGAAAAGCTGCCGCAAGTGAGCCAACCGTTTGCTCATTGCCGGCTGGCTCAGGCCGATGCGGTGCGCCGCGGCACTGACGCTCCCCTCGCCCAGCAGGGCGTCAAAAGCGACAAGCAGATTCAAGTCGATTGCAGCCAAGTTCATGACGCCATCCTACAGCGATATATAGCTGCGAGGAATATACAGATTCCCAATATCGATTGGACGATTGAGCCGAAAACTGGAAGACAAAGCCAGTCGTATCATCAGGAGCCACAATCATGCGAATATGCTCAGGCCTCTTGGCTTTAACGATATTGCTGTCGCATTCCGAGGCTTCCAGCAGCGAAGCCGAGGCTGTTTACGTGTTGTCAGATACAGATATGGTCCCGACTGTCTACGAAACCGGCGAACTCGGTCCTCCAGACATGAACAGCAAGGACACGCTGTCTGTTATCACGTCGCCATTGAGCCCGGTGCCTTCGGTAACAGGGATGGAAATCTCGAACTCGACCTATGGGCCGCCAGGAGCTCTCGATCTCTCGCCGGACGGCGGCTTCGCTTTTGTTTCGGAGACATACCTCCAGCGGCCCACAGGAGCGACCCGTCTCGATGAACTGCCACCAGGCAATACGATCCGCTCCCTAAATCTCAACAGTGAGCGCTCAGTTGTCGACAGCGTGGAAATCGGGAGCCGGCCGCAGGCGATCGACGTGAGCCCATTGGGGGATCTTATCGCCGCGGTTACGGTCGAAAACAATCGCGAGCTTGCCTTTGTTTCGGTCGATGGCGGTCGTTTCGGCAAGGTTGCGAGCTTCGACCTTGGCCTGGAGCCACCAACCGGCTTCATCCCGCTGAAGTCGACCTGGGTGCAGTGGCATCCAAGCGGCCGCTATGTCGCGGTGAATTTGGTGGACCGCAATCAGGTCGCCTTCTATGAGGTAATTCGCGATCAGTCTGGTCACGTCGCAAACATCCATCCGTGGGGCAATCGTGTCCAGACAAACAAATTCCCGTTCGTCGGCCGTTTTTCACCGGACGGGCGCTATTACATCACCGCTGACCTTCAGTGGGGAATTGATACAGATGGCTTTTACGGGGTACAGGAGGGGATTCTGACATCCATCAGGCTCGCGGATGTCGGCTCTTCCGGTGACGCTGCGCGGCACAGGGTTCCCCACATTGCTCTTGGCGGCTGGGGATCGGAGACGATGGCCTTCAGCCCCGACGGCCGCTTCTTGGTCACGTCCAATCTCCGAGGAACTGGAAAGCCGGACGGTTCGCGTGACTGGACGGAGCGGGCCTCCCTCAGCCTCTACGAATTGAATGCCGAAACTGGCCGATTGACGCTTCACGGTGAGTGGCCGATCTCGTCCGTGCTTCCACAGGGTCTCGCCTTCGATCGCAGCGGGCGGAATGTTTTCGTCGGTGTCAACCGATACAGAAACGAAAGTTCTCCGCTCGGAGCAGTCGAGATCTGGCGGATTGTCACCGAAGGTCGTCCATCGGTCGTCGCAACGAAGGGCCGCATCCGGCTGCCACCGGGCGTACACACGATCGTCTCGCGCTGATCCCCGGTGGTTCATTGGTATCGGTTGAATGCCCTCTTTCGATCACAGAGGGCGCACATAAATGGCGAGCCTTTAGACTATAGCTCGGCATCGTTAGAGCCTCGGGCGCTGCGACTACCCGTTGGACGAATGCGTGGCTTGCCCCCCAGCTTCGCTTTCTATGTCGGATCGAGCGACAGGTAGGGATGCCGGCGCTCTTCCGGTATCCGACGTGAATGCGAACCGGCCAAAGCTACCGCATTGTTTCTCCGCTATCTTTCCGTATTATTCGTCAGTCTAACGAACGATTTGCACGGTCACCCTGCATGCGATATTTTGGGTGCCAAGATTAGGGTCTGACGCGTCAAATTTGAGTCAGACCCAAGATTACGTGCCGAATGAAAGTGAGAACAATGAACGTCTGGACCAATGCCCCTCCCATGCTTCGCCAGATTTCAGTTCGCGCTGCTATGGAAATCCTCTTGCACGAGGGACCAACCTCACGCGCCGAACTTGCGAAGAAGACCGGGCTTTCGAAGCAGACCATGTCCGAGGTCATACGCACGCTCGAGGAATCCGGTTGGGTGCGCGTCAAAGGTGTCGTCTCCGGAAAGGTCGGACGAAGTGCCGTCACCTACGAGGTGGCTCCGGATGCGGGGTATGTGATTGGCATCGATCTTGGCTCCACGACCGTCCGTGTCGGCGTGGTCGATATTGCCGGAAGGATCCTGCAGGAGATCGAAGCCCCGGTGGATGGCCACACCGGAAAAGCCCTTGTTCTCCATTTGAACAAGCTTGTCGAAGCAAGCCTGAAGAAAGCGAAAGCTCCCCGCAACAAGGTACTGCTCGCCGCAGTAGCGACGCCGGGTGTCGTCGATCCGGAGAGGGGCACGCTGTCACTTGCCCCCAACATGGCAGATTTCGGCGGCCTGGACGTTGCAAAAACCTTGAGGGAGATTCTGCGCTGCGATGTCATTATCGAAAACGACATCAATGCAGCGGTCATTGGCGAGAGCTGGAAGGGTAGCAGTATAGGGCTCGATTCCTTGGCCTTCATCTCGCTCGGCACCGGGATCGGCCTTGGAACGCTGGTGAACGGGAAGCTGATGAGGGGCGCAAAAGGCGCCGCCGGCGAAATCTCCTACCTCCCCTTCGGTGCGGATCCGTATGAACCGGAAAGCCTTGAACGGGGTGCACTGGAATGCGCAATCAGCGCACGCGGCATTGTCGAACGCCATCGCCCATATGAAAGCAACCTGACGGCTCGCGATGTACTTGAGCAGGCAGAGGATGGCGATGTCCAGGCTCTTACGACCGTCGAGGAAACGGCACGGCTGGCGGCCCTTCTGGTAGTCTCCGTCGATGCCATGCTCGACCCGCAGAAGATCATTCTGGGTGGCAATGTCGGGCGGCACCCCTTGATGGTGCGTCTCATCCAAGAGGCGCTGCCTGCTTGCACCAAGCGTATGATTTCCGTCGAGGCCAGCGCGCTCGGCTCGCGCGCCACGTTGATGGGTGCGGTCGCCATCGCACTCAACCAGTTGCACAACGCCCTGTTTTCGCCGCAGGACCTGCCCAGCGAAATGCGCCTGCCGACACTCACGACATAAACATGCGGCCATTCTGAACGAGCCACAAAGCCCGCGGAGGATCTCTCATCCGCGGGCTTTGTTGCTGAGGTCGGGAGGACCTTATTCCTTGGTTGCGCCGGCCATAATGCCCCCCATCATTAGGCGTTGCAGCGCGGTGAAGACCACGAGCACCGGCAGCACGGACAGCACGGACATGGAGAGCAGCTTCGGCCAATCGATACCGAAACGTCCGATCGAATTGGCGATCGCGAGTTGGACGGTCCACTGATCTTGATCGGTGATGATGAGGAACGGCCAGAGATAGTCGTTCCAGCGCCAGACCAGGTTGAACGCCAGCAGGGTTCCGATCGCCGGCAACGACAGCGGAACGACGATGCGCCACAAAATACGCCATTCCGGCGTCTTGTCCAAACGCGCTGCTTCGAGCAGGCTGTCTGGGATGTTGACGATGTACTGCCGCATCAGAAACACGCCGGTCGGCGTGGCGGCCGGCGCGATGATGACGCCTGCCAGTGTTTCCAAGAGCCCGAGATCACGCAAGACCAGGAAGACGGGGATCATGATGATCTGCAGAGGTACCATCAGCGAGGACATGATCAACAGGAAGAAGATCGTGTCGCCTTTGAACCTGAACTTCGCCAGCGCATAGCCGGCCATTACGCTGATCGTGACGGACAGAAAGGCCGACAGGACCGAAACGATGGCCGAGTTCTTGAAGAAAAGCAGGAACTTGGCGCGCGAGATCGTGTTCACGAAATTTTCCAGCGTCGGATTCGCCGGCCACAAGGTCGGAGGCCACTGGAAGATTTCGGCCTGCGGCTTAAGCGCCGACAGGAAGAGCCAGACAGGCGGCAGAAGAAAGACCACAAGAACGAGAGCGACAAGCGCCAGGCGCGTTGGCGAAGAGGCGTTCGTCATGCTTTGCTCCTTGCGAGACGCAATTGAACGATAGCAAGAACCATCAGGACAACGAAGAGGACCGCTGACTGGGCGGCCGCGATGCCCGCCTGCATCGGGAGCTGGAAGGCGGTGTCGTAAATCGTCTGGATGAGGTAGACGGTCGCCTTGCCGGGGCCACCACCGGTCAGCGAGACGACAAGTTCGTAGACCTTGAAGGCCTCGATCGATGACAGCACCACGACGACAGCCATGGTCGGCCGCAGAAGCGGCAACGTGATGTGGGTGAACTGGCGCCATTTGCTGGTGCCATCGATAGATGCTGCCTCGTAGTAGTCCGGCGAGATGGCCGTCAGGCCCGAAAGGAAGATCATCATGTTGACGCCCGCCTGCCACCAGATCCAGGCGACCACGACGGCGATCTGCGCCATGGTGTCCTGCTCGAGCCACGGAACGGGCGCGATGCTTGCCAGCGACAGGACATAGTTCACAAGACCGTTGTTCAAGCCGAACAGCCAGCGCCATGTGATGCCGATGATCAGCAAACTGATCATCGACGGGAAGAAGACCACGGTGCGGGCAAACGCGAAGAGCTTGGTCTGCGGCTGCAGCAACACGGCTAGTGCCAGCGATAGCACGACGTTGAGCGGCACAGCCACCACAACAAAGATGACCGTTTTCAGCAA
This Rhizobium sullae DNA region includes the following protein-coding sequences:
- a CDS encoding carbohydrate ABC transporter permease, with protein sequence MTNASSPTRLALVALVLVVFLLPPVWLFLSALKPQAEIFQWPPTLWPANPTLENFVNTISRAKFLLFFKNSAIVSVLSAFLSVTISVMAGYALAKFRFKGDTIFFLLIMSSLMVPLQIIMIPVFLVLRDLGLLETLAGVIIAPAATPTGVFLMRQYIVNIPDSLLEAARLDKTPEWRILWRIVVPLSLPAIGTLLAFNLVWRWNDYLWPFLIITDQDQWTVQLAIANSIGRFGIDWPKLLSMSVLSVLPVLVVFTALQRLMMGGIMAGATKE
- a CDS encoding LysR family transcriptional regulator → MDYKLMQSFVAVAEELHFGRAAARLHISQPPLTKQIQQLEQFMGVRLLERTKRKVELTPAGRVFLDEARAVLHQTEQAVELARKADRGETGHLAVGFIDAAIYSVVPSVVRRFTERYPEVELSLTDLRIPNQVRAVVERQLDIGFIHPPVVHKALKVESILVEPLIVALPETHRLASEAEVPLADLASEALIQFPRSINPSLYDEIIGLCRSSGFSPRIVREATPKQTIIGLVSVGLGVSLLPACLQNLRRSGVVYRPIQGRSLSIDTSIIYRREQPSSVLKAFLEIVRETL
- a CDS encoding ROK family transcriptional regulator, which encodes MNVWTNAPPMLRQISVRAAMEILLHEGPTSRAELAKKTGLSKQTMSEVIRTLEESGWVRVKGVVSGKVGRSAVTYEVAPDAGYVIGIDLGSTTVRVGVVDIAGRILQEIEAPVDGHTGKALVLHLNKLVEASLKKAKAPRNKVLLAAVATPGVVDPERGTLSLAPNMADFGGLDVAKTLREILRCDVIIENDINAAVIGESWKGSSIGLDSLAFISLGTGIGLGTLVNGKLMRGAKGAAGEISYLPFGADPYEPESLERGALECAISARGIVERHRPYESNLTARDVLEQAEDGDVQALTTVEETARLAALLVVSVDAMLDPQKIILGGNVGRHPLMVRLIQEALPACTKRMISVEASALGSRATLMGAVAIALNQLHNALFSPQDLPSEMRLPTLTT
- a CDS encoding carbohydrate ABC transporter permease, producing MTELVAPITRTMTAARPPSSRRLGDIRRKVWPYFLMLPTMGLIVAFTLYPLVQGLYMSLFKRGVVVLPQARQTLPQYVGLDNFVSLIDNADFRISLLKTVIFVVVAVPLNVVLSLALAVLLQPQTKLFAFARTVVFFPSMISLLIIGITWRWLFGLNNGLVNYVLSLASIAPVPWLEQDTMAQIAVVVAWIWWQAGVNMMIFLSGLTAISPDYYEAASIDGTSKWRQFTHITLPLLRPTMAVVVVLSSIEAFKVYELVVSLTGGGPGKATVYLIQTIYDTAFQLPMQAGIAAAQSAVLFVVLMVLAIVQLRLARSKA
- a CDS encoding LVIVD repeat-containing protein, which codes for MLKAPLVATIAAASQSSLACEALDQPIPAASPAPVGAFAHNVEAVGYTDLEHRPAFKMAIRHVGGRWYLYTGHFWHSGWSIVDVTDPAKPEVVKFMPYPNTNTWTLQMDLSGDTMVTALERPFANFGGDPAAPFDEGVLIWDIADPINPKQLGHYQTGGSGTHRNLYPGGRYVHLAAGMPGYKGNIYVILDISDRANPREAGRWWVPGQHEAGGEAIGSTDSVAESGEATDHYRLQLRAQCMCGAFCASAGEDVSLHGPPYVVGDHAYLPYGAAGIVVLDIRNVSQPRRIGGLSFSPPFHSRFGVHGVLPIQERGIAFANSENVTYGRGPMHHASIIDISDPNEPFLLSLLPEPIPPEGASYTDFTTRGGWRGPHNINHHQHHPDVQKQGDLFYIAHFNAGLRVYDVSNTRLPREVGYFIPPEPNRRYGPMPEDKLVVQTEDVVVDRRGFIYISDKNQGLWILRYTGPQPGTDRT
- a CDS encoding helix-turn-helix transcriptional regulator — encoded protein: MSVAGHANYLQNLSSRASEHSTFAFSDGQFDVARRGYTDLVEGSILSTSHLVMGTLEGGAARHRYVTDCGYRYDGIDAPGSVSILPANSQRRLRLEAVSWRWAGIAISPGRFRDLTDGAKIRAFSTRDDRFLAALLSELAWHQNQDGHLDPAYLDGMLMALAQHLKIRYGPGNRPAAQRPLKLPPWMLRRIADYIEAQLPGEIRVATLARLIDLSDGHFHRAFRASTGRTPLQFINELRVQRAVQMLARHPTNIAELAFSVGFSSPTHFARVFRRVVGCLPSEYRSH
- a CDS encoding beta-propeller fold lactonase family protein, whose translation is MVPTVYETGELGPPDMNSKDTLSVITSPLSPVPSVTGMEISNSTYGPPGALDLSPDGGFAFVSETYLQRPTGATRLDELPPGNTIRSLNLNSERSVVDSVEIGSRPQAIDVSPLGDLIAAVTVENNRELAFVSVDGGRFGKVASFDLGLEPPTGFIPLKSTWVQWHPSGRYVAVNLVDRNQVAFYEVIRDQSGHVANIHPWGNRVQTNKFPFVGRFSPDGRYYITADLQWGIDTDGFYGVQEGILTSIRLADVGSSGDAARHRVPHIALGGWGSETMAFSPDGRFLVTSNLRGTGKPDGSRDWTERASLSLYELNAETGRLTLHGEWPISSVLPQGLAFDRSGRNVFVGVNRYRNESSPLGAVEIWRIVTEGRPSVVATKGRIRLPPGVHTIVSR
- a CDS encoding LysR family transcriptional regulator, whose translation is MNLAAIDLNLLVAFDALLGEGSVSAAAHRIGLSQPAMSKRLAHLRQLFADDLFIRHADGVRPTEKALDLADPIRSALRQIEEALGGFGQFSPTRSGRVFRIATTDHLAATLMPSLMASLRSIAPRIAIIIRNLHRQDVVDSLEKGSVDLAITILPDAPTSIKRAPLFHVKWLSIVSVNHPEVRDELTLELFLKYPHLLVTHVGDLKGYIDRMLDDRGLKRTVAMSLPYALAVPAIISRTDMICTLSSGVLDLADWPDVRSFPVPLEYSGYTETMLWHRRNDSDPGQAWLRRLVAGVSATLNPS